In one Cercospora beticola chromosome 1, complete sequence genomic region, the following are encoded:
- the CHOL2 gene encoding Phosphatidyl-N-methylethanolamine N-methyltransferase (BUSCO:EOG0926425H): MAPTPASLLGFVDFSQPSLWISAASIVFNPTFWNIAARSEYHNKTITKLAGGNPRYGCYALAVTIFSIGIIRDALYERALRAQPSHPLLEGFVSQALAVGLVASGNVLVLSSMWALGITGTYLGDYFGILMDEIVTGFPFNVSGSPMYYGSTMSFIGTALWFGKPAGLVLSALVYVVYEIALRFEDPFTSQIYAKRDQEQKKKSK; the protein is encoded by the exons ATGGCTCCCACTCCAGCGTCCCTGCTGGGCTTCGTTGACTTCAGCCAACCCTCTCTCTGGA TTTCCGCCGCCTCAATCGTGTTCAATCCCACCTTCTGGAACATTGCAGCGCGCAGCGAATACCACAACAAAACCATCACTAAGCTCGCTGGCGGCAACCCTCGCTATGGCTGCTACGCCCTCGCCGtgaccatcttctccatcggTATCATCCGGGACGCACTCTACGAGCGAGCTCTTCGCGCCCAACCTTCCCACCCACTTCTCGAAGGCTTCGTGTCGCAGGCTTTGGCTGTTGGATTAGTTGCAAGTGGTAACGTTCTTGTTCTGTCAAGCATGTGGGCATTGGGGATAACAGGCACATACCTCGGCGATTACTTTGGCATCCTCATGGACGAGATCGTGACCGGGTTTCCATTCAACGTCTCGGGATCACCGATGTACTATGGGAGTACCATGAGCTTTATTGGAACTGCCCTGTGGTTCGGCAAGCCTGCGGGACTTGTGCTGAGTGCCCTCGTTTATGTGGTCTACGAAATCGCGCTGCGCTTCGAGGATCCATTTACGTCCCAGATCTACGCGAAGAGAGAccaagagcagaagaagaaatcaaAATAA